A segment of the Robbsia sp. KACC 23696 genome:
GGTGCCCAGCGTGGCGGCAACGAGCCGCCGAGGAAGGATCGTCATATTGCTCAGCTCGAAACTTGCAGACCGGTACCGGTATCCAGGAACAACTTCGGCGTCGCGCCGTTATTCGAAAAATTGAACATGTTTTCGATCGTGCCGGCACGAGCGTCGAACGAACCCTGTCCGATGCGTTGTCCTGCGAGCCAGTTGTCTTCGATGAAGCGCAGCACCGAGGACTGGTCCGTCAAGGTGTGATCGATGTAGTTCGTCTTTGCGTAGGGCGAGATCACCAGCAGCGGCAGACGCGGACCATAACCGCAGCGGCCATTGACCGGCGAACCGTTGACACCGTTCAGCGCCGTTCCCGTACCGCAGGTTGCCGTACCGTTCAGTGCGTCGAGCGTCGAGTAAGACGGGTTCACGATCTGGTAGGCGTGGTCGTACCAACCGTCCGAATCGTCATAGGCCAGAATCACGGCGGTGCTGCTCCAATCCGCTTGTTTCTGCAGGAAGTTGATGACGGTCGTCACGAACACCTGCTCGTCCAGCGGGTCCGAGTTGCCTGCGTGCGCATCCTGGATCGCCGGCGCCTTCAGGAAGCTGACCGACGGGAAATTGCCCGCTGCCACGGCCGTGAAGAAATCGTCGGTGTCGTATTGGTGGTTTGCCGCATCGGTGTAGCCGATCTTCGCGGTCGACGTCGGACGCGCGTGCGTCGGATTGGCCGTGGACGCGTAGTACTGGAACGGCTGGTGGTGCGGAACGTAGTCGCTCTTATAACCGCCGACCACCGACGAGTACGACGAACGCGCGCAACCAGTCGTCCCGTTCGAGTTCGTCTTCGTGCGGTCGAAACCGCCTTCGAACCAGCCCCAGGTGATGTTGGCCGCGTTCAGCAAGTCGCCGACGTTCTTGCCCTGCATCGTCACCGTTTCCGTCGCCGTGGACGAGGAACAGACATCGCCGGTCGGATCCGGATCGCCGACGACGGTATAGCCGCCCTGACCATCGTCAACGGTATAGCTCGTCGATTGCGTGCCCGTGATCGTGGCGCCGTTCGTTTGACCCGAGATCAGGTTGATCGCGCCGGGGGTGGACGGACCGAACTGCGAGTCATACGAGTTGTCGTTCATCGCGAAATGCTGCGCGTAGTTCCACAGCCCCGTGACGGTGTTGCCGTCGTAATACCCCATTACGAGACCGGTGGTGGCATACGTGGCGGAGCCGATCGCGCCGGCCTTGCCGGTATATTTTGGGAACAGATCCATGGCCAGGCCGTCGAACGCCTGCTGCTCCGGACCATAGTTGTGGTTCATCGACGCCGTGAACGCCTGCGAGCAATCGAGACGGAACGGATTCGACGCACCGGTGCCATTGCCCGTGTTGGTCGAGTTCGGATTCGCCGTCAGCAGCGTCGGGGTCGCCGTGTAGTTGTTTGCCGCAGGCGTGCCCGCAAGCGCCGTGAAGGCTGGCTCGCCTTCCGGATTCGTCGCGTTCGGGTAGGTGCCGAAGTAATGGTCGTACGCGATGTTCTCGCCGAAGATCACGACGACGTGCTTGATCGGCGTCTTCGTCGACAGCGCATT
Coding sequences within it:
- a CDS encoding alkaline phosphatase family protein; translated protein: MPRLKSTAIAAALSVALATGILAACGGSNGHQASTAATSLSISAQNALSTKTPIKHVVVIFGENIAYDHYFGTYPNATNPEGEPAFTALAGTPAANNYTATPTLLTANPNSTNTGNGTGASNPFRLDCSQAFTASMNHNYGPEQQAFDGLAMDLFPKYTGKAGAIGSATYATTGLVMGYYDGNTVTGLWNYAQHFAMNDNSYDSQFGPSTPGAINLISGQTNGATITGTQSTSYTVDDGQGGYTVVGDPDPTGDVCSSSTATETVTMQGKNVGDLLNAANITWGWFEGGFDRTKTNSNGTTGCARSSYSSVVGGYKSDYVPHHQPFQYYASTANPTHARPTSTAKIGYTDAANHQYDTDDFFTAVAAGNFPSVSFLKAPAIQDAHAGNSDPLDEQVFVTTVINFLQKQADWSSTAVILAYDDSDGWYDHAYQIVNPSYSTLDALNGTATCGTGTALNGVNGSPVNGRCGYGPRLPLLVISPYAKTNYIDHTLTDQSSVLRFIEDNWLAGQRIGQGSFDARAGTIENMFNFSNNGATPKLFLDTGTGLQVSS